A section of the Methanoregula formicica SMSP genome encodes:
- a CDS encoding sulfate/molybdate ABC transporter ATP-binding protein → MLDAAIRKKLRDFELDLSFSVRPGGILVLMGSNGSGKSTTLNILAGLLEPDAGCIRLNGTTFCEPRRNISVPIEDRRIGYVFQNTAVFPHLSVRENIAYGLRAHNASSQEIEEQVRNLIQTMGLGDLSGVTASRLSGGQKQRVALARAIAIRPTLLMMDEPFSSLDLESTHTVKQLIKTFVDRMHIPCIIVTHRVADCHEIGDRVLVIASGKKEWEGRPQDMPADCSVCRCPSGRP, encoded by the coding sequence ATGCTTGATGCAGCAATCCGGAAAAAACTGAGGGACTTTGAGCTTGATCTCTCATTTTCGGTCCGCCCCGGCGGGATCCTTGTCCTGATGGGAAGCAATGGTTCGGGAAAATCCACGACCCTCAATATCCTTGCCGGGCTCCTTGAACCGGACGCCGGTTGCATCCGCCTGAACGGTACAACCTTCTGTGAACCGCGCCGGAATATCTCTGTCCCGATTGAGGACCGCAGGATCGGGTATGTCTTCCAGAACACGGCGGTCTTTCCCCACTTGTCGGTCAGAGAGAATATTGCATACGGGCTCCGGGCACACAACGCAAGCTCACAGGAGATCGAAGAACAGGTCAGGAATCTTATTCAGACCATGGGCCTTGGTGACCTTTCCGGGGTCACAGCCTCCCGCCTGTCCGGCGGCCAGAAACAACGGGTTGCCCTTGCCCGGGCGATCGCGATCCGGCCAACGCTCCTGATGATGGATGAGCCTTTTTCTTCTCTGGATCTTGAAAGCACCCATACTGTCAAACAGCTGATAAAAACATTCGTCGACCGCATGCATATCCCCTGCATCATCGTCACTCACCGCGTGGCCGACTGTCACGAGATCGGGGACCGGGTCCTCGTGATCGCTTCCGGGAAAAAGGAATGGGAAGGGCGTCCGCAGGATATGCCCGCTGACTGTTCCGTGTGCCGGTGCCCGTCAGGAAGGCCGTAA
- the hisD gene encoding histidinol dehydrogenase, with protein sequence MWKAVGIDAWLAARKTSLEDARGTVTGIIGRVKNEGDAALIDLAKKYCTLEHVAVTDEERESAYDEVDAQVVEALIEAHARIERFHERQRPRDLWFEEMEPGVVLGMKSTGLNRVGLYVPGGRAAYPSSALMCAVPAKVAGVKEICACSPPPIKPLTLVALDIAGVTEIYQAGGAQAVAAMALGTESIRPVQKIVGPGNIYVTLAKMMLREHAEIDFPAGPSEIGIIADSTAHPKVVAADVLAQAEHDPNAACILITTDPTLPAKVGKEIEKMVAEAPRKEIIVEALKNSGYTVVKDIDEAIAASDVVAPEHLSIQVADPLMVVTKVQNAGAIFVGRYSAVACGDYAVGTNHCLPTAGYSKMYSGLDVAHFCKTASVEIIDRDGLEAIGDIVETIAEAEGLYAHSQSVKVRRAL encoded by the coding sequence ATGTGGAAGGCAGTCGGGATCGATGCATGGCTCGCAGCACGGAAGACGAGCCTTGAGGATGCACGCGGGACCGTCACCGGGATCATCGGGCGGGTGAAAAACGAGGGGGATGCCGCACTCATTGACCTGGCAAAGAAATACTGCACGCTGGAGCATGTTGCGGTTACCGATGAGGAGCGGGAATCCGCATACGACGAAGTTGATGCACAGGTTGTCGAGGCCCTGATCGAAGCCCACGCCCGGATCGAACGCTTCCACGAACGCCAGCGGCCCCGTGATCTCTGGTTCGAGGAGATGGAGCCGGGTGTTGTCCTCGGGATGAAGTCTACCGGCCTGAACCGGGTCGGCCTCTACGTGCCCGGCGGCAGGGCAGCCTACCCGTCGTCTGCACTGATGTGCGCTGTCCCGGCGAAGGTTGCCGGGGTAAAAGAGATCTGTGCCTGCTCGCCACCGCCCATCAAGCCCCTGACCCTTGTTGCGCTTGACATTGCAGGTGTCACCGAGATCTACCAGGCGGGCGGTGCGCAGGCAGTTGCGGCCATGGCGCTTGGCACGGAATCCATCCGTCCGGTCCAGAAGATTGTCGGCCCCGGCAATATCTATGTTACCCTCGCAAAGATGATGCTCCGCGAACATGCCGAGATCGACTTCCCGGCAGGCCCGAGTGAGATCGGGATCATCGCGGACAGCACGGCCCACCCGAAAGTTGTTGCAGCAGACGTCCTTGCACAGGCCGAGCACGACCCGAACGCAGCCTGCATCCTCATCACAACGGATCCCACCCTCCCGGCAAAGGTCGGAAAGGAGATCGAGAAGATGGTGGCCGAGGCTCCCCGGAAAGAGATCATTGTCGAGGCCCTGAAGAACTCCGGGTATACTGTAGTGAAGGATATCGACGAGGCAATCGCGGCATCCGATGTCGTGGCACCCGAGCATCTCTCCATCCAGGTTGCCGATCCGCTCATGGTAGTGACAAAAGTACAGAATGCCGGCGCCATCTTCGTTGGCCGGTACTCGGCGGTTGCCTGTGGCGACTATGCGGTCGGCACCAACCACTGCCTTCCCACTGCAGGGTACTCGAAGATGTACTCGGGGCTGGATGTTGCACACTTCTGCAAGACGGCATCGGTGGAGATCATCGACCGCGACGGGCTTGAAGCGATTGGTGATATTGTTGAGACGATTGCCGAAGCCGAGGGGCTGTATGCCCACTCCCAGTCCGTAAAGGTCCGGCGGGCATTGTAA
- the brxD gene encoding BREX system ATP-binding protein BrxD: protein MSIADPERMEKNRLESINIINALRRGTVPAGGLERIAVGLEVEEGVIGKQLDYVARGGGDLKFIRGEYGSGKTFLVARALEIARSKGFVTSHIVISPGIPLHKLRGVYQQVCANLRTTGEEHALKAIIDTWLFNIEERILSVSGEAENDAALEAATEREIEAALAGISSLNSALAATLRTYYRAGNAGDFTLAQAALGWISAEPNIGRELKAKAGVKGDIDDSVAFIFLQALVSIIHGAGYSGLVIAIDELETTQGLQRNQREKAYQVLVRIIDAVDKGEMPRCFFLFTGTPALFDGSRGIRSLPPLYDRISVTQSDDFKNPRQPQILLSKFDTAKLELVALRVVDVYAQAYSEPDRERISHRFIRAMIRKITTRFGGRVDIIPRIFLKEFVDILDKCELYEDYNPHDAYDFDAGHLKGELKKEEEAVMVVTF, encoded by the coding sequence ATGAGTATTGCGGATCCTGAACGGATGGAGAAAAACCGGCTCGAAAGCATCAACATCATCAACGCGCTCCGGCGGGGTACCGTTCCGGCGGGAGGCCTTGAGCGGATCGCTGTCGGCCTTGAGGTGGAAGAGGGAGTTATCGGAAAGCAGCTGGACTATGTGGCCAGAGGCGGCGGCGACCTCAAGTTCATCCGCGGGGAGTACGGGAGCGGCAAGACGTTTCTTGTCGCACGGGCCCTCGAGATCGCCCGTTCCAAGGGATTTGTCACGTCCCACATCGTGATCTCTCCGGGAATCCCCCTGCACAAGCTCCGGGGAGTATACCAGCAGGTGTGCGCCAACCTCCGGACTACTGGCGAAGAACATGCCCTGAAGGCGATTATCGATACCTGGCTCTTCAACATCGAGGAGCGGATCCTCTCTGTCAGCGGGGAGGCTGAAAACGATGCTGCCCTCGAAGCCGCAACGGAACGGGAAATCGAGGCCGCCCTTGCAGGGATCTCCTCGCTGAACTCCGCGCTTGCTGCCACCCTGCGGACCTATTACCGGGCTGGAAATGCCGGTGACTTCACGCTCGCCCAGGCTGCGCTCGGGTGGATCTCCGCAGAGCCGAACATTGGCCGCGAACTGAAGGCAAAGGCCGGAGTAAAGGGCGACATCGATGATTCAGTCGCCTTCATCTTTCTCCAGGCGCTCGTCTCGATCATCCATGGCGCCGGGTACAGCGGTCTTGTGATTGCCATTGACGAGCTGGAGACCACCCAGGGACTCCAGCGGAATCAGCGCGAGAAAGCGTACCAGGTCCTTGTTCGGATCATCGATGCCGTTGACAAGGGGGAGATGCCCCGCTGTTTCTTCCTCTTCACCGGAACGCCGGCATTGTTTGACGGGTCACGCGGGATCCGCTCCCTTCCCCCGCTCTACGACCGTATCAGTGTTACCCAGAGTGACGATTTTAAAAATCCCCGGCAGCCGCAGATCCTTCTCTCAAAGTTCGACACCGCAAAGCTCGAACTTGTTGCGCTCCGGGTCGTGGACGTGTATGCACAGGCCTATTCAGAACCCGACCGGGAACGGATCTCCCACCGGTTCATCCGGGCGATGATCCGGAAGATTACCACCCGTTTCGGGGGCCGTGTCGACATCATCCCGCGGATCTTCCTGAAAGAGTTTGTCGATATCCTGGACAAGTGCGAGCTGTACGAGGACTATAATCCCCATGATGCCTATGATTTCGATGCCGGCCACCTCAAAGGGGAACTTAAAAAAGAGGAGGAGGCCGTCATGGTGGTCACCTTCTGA
- a CDS encoding tetratricopeptide repeat protein, translating into MTSRDPKETTREAFRLFEDGRYQDSLAVCNRLLEGAKDPSLEVLAATNLFHIGRYEDAEVFFRDLAVRMPDSSYVHSYLGKVLEARGDDEATSEHAAAVRLDPANQDALRSYAGYLLSHNDFRGALPLLLHLTKLAGTEKDTGNLVRALIGCGRGEEALVILKGQEGSRSFLPEYVEALLQVQDFRGAAGYAHSAWESTRDPTMLRIYLDALARYDTGRALEAYASVLKDQPDGPLFFDYVHALHFAGRPRDALKAVLDLLALSPGEPEYRLAECDLLGATGDTARALERYERLVQDELAAKTDMIKLGRIIGGYRRFLTKTLSADEAERHLLDTVSGDLNVVSLLETARFYEETGNPAMARSWYYRAYRADFLAGGLDYALFLAGNGEERECEKVMIYILSNVRKGSDLVRVAALIVEGSGRMHTMKRLMDQLIRKLEGRTGSLSTEGREILANAFFHSATNALEAADYPACKYFCLRGIDALPAHPKTLPMEDYLALLVRCKEYALADSPVLPAHQPAEKQGAAPAGSMIVEQLGLSEQEQKIVSFLRHHRKASEMELRTLLGTRRIAGVVNRLVQKAASQGISLIAKKGMGEDGEIYEYCGS; encoded by the coding sequence ATGACCTCACGGGATCCTAAAGAAACGACAAGGGAGGCGTTCCGGCTCTTTGAAGACGGCAGGTACCAGGATTCGCTTGCTGTCTGTAACCGGTTGCTGGAGGGGGCAAAGGACCCTTCCCTCGAAGTCCTTGCGGCAACGAATCTCTTCCATATCGGCCGGTACGAGGATGCCGAGGTCTTCTTCCGTGACCTGGCCGTCAGGATGCCGGACTCTTCGTATGTCCACAGTTACCTCGGAAAAGTGCTGGAAGCCCGGGGGGATGATGAGGCGACATCCGAACACGCTGCGGCGGTCCGGCTGGACCCGGCTAACCAGGATGCCCTGAGGAGTTATGCCGGGTATCTCCTCTCCCATAACGACTTCCGGGGAGCCCTGCCATTATTGCTCCATCTCACGAAACTGGCCGGAACAGAGAAAGATACCGGTAACCTGGTGCGGGCGCTCATCGGTTGCGGAAGGGGGGAGGAAGCGCTAGTAATACTCAAGGGGCAGGAGGGGAGCCGGTCATTCTTACCGGAATATGTCGAAGCACTCCTCCAGGTACAGGACTTTCGTGGCGCAGCAGGTTACGCACATTCTGCATGGGAGTCAACACGTGACCCGACCATGCTTCGGATCTATCTTGATGCGCTTGCCCGGTATGACACCGGCCGGGCGCTTGAAGCCTATGCTTCCGTTCTGAAGGATCAGCCGGATGGTCCCCTGTTCTTCGATTATGTCCATGCCCTCCATTTCGCGGGAAGGCCCCGGGATGCGCTCAAGGCTGTGCTCGACCTCCTCGCCCTCAGCCCGGGCGAACCGGAGTACCGCCTTGCCGAGTGCGACCTGCTCGGTGCTACCGGAGATACGGCGCGGGCACTGGAACGGTACGAGCGCCTTGTGCAGGACGAGCTGGCTGCCAAAACCGACATGATCAAGCTCGGGCGAATCATTGGCGGGTACCGGAGGTTCCTGACGAAAACCCTGTCCGCAGACGAAGCAGAGCGTCACCTCCTTGACACGGTATCTGGTGACCTGAACGTTGTGAGCCTGCTTGAGACCGCCCGATTCTACGAGGAGACCGGGAACCCTGCCATGGCCCGGTCCTGGTATTACCGGGCATACCGGGCGGACTTCCTTGCCGGGGGGCTGGACTATGCGTTGTTCCTTGCGGGAAACGGGGAAGAGCGCGAGTGCGAGAAGGTGATGATCTATATCCTTTCCAATGTCCGGAAAGGGTCCGATCTTGTGCGGGTGGCTGCCCTCATTGTCGAAGGGAGCGGCAGGATGCATACCATGAAGCGCTTAATGGATCAGTTGATCCGGAAGCTGGAGGGTCGGACAGGATCGCTCTCCACCGAAGGCAGGGAGATCCTCGCTAACGCGTTCTTCCATTCAGCGACGAATGCACTGGAAGCTGCGGATTACCCGGCCTGCAAGTACTTCTGCCTCCGGGGCATCGATGCCCTGCCGGCCCACCCGAAGACATTACCGATGGAAGACTATCTTGCCCTTCTTGTGCGCTGCAAGGAGTACGCCCTTGCCGATAGTCCTGTCCTGCCGGCGCACCAGCCAGCGGAGAAGCAGGGAGCCGCACCGGCCGGGAGCATGATTGTGGAACAACTCGGCCTTTCCGAGCAGGAGCAGAAGATCGTCTCGTTCCTCCGCCACCACCGGAAGGCAAGCGAGATGGAGCTCCGCACCCTCCTTGGGACGCGGAGGATTGCCGGGGTGGTGAACCGGCTGGTACAGAAGGCGGCATCGCAGGGCATCAGCCTGATTGCGAAGAAAGGGATGGGAGAGGACGGAGAGATCTATGAGTATTGCGGATCCTGA
- a CDS encoding dolichyl-phosphate beta-glucosyltransferase, with protein sequence MIPEPAPRHSLVIPAYNEEARITPLLESITEFDGELIIVCDGTDRTAEIVKTISARRTDLIIRCLEFDHRLGKGGGVRAGLAVARAPLVGYFDADGSTTLGEMLRLFSSLDSADGAIGSRWVPGSNLTVRQGWMRRMESRGFNLIMRILYGLPYHDTQCGAKVFRKTAVDAVLSSMVSNGFEFDVELLWRLRSAGYTIIEVPIEWQNKGDSRVKKRDMIGMLSGLLRVRLHRGRA encoded by the coding sequence ATGATTCCCGAACCAGCACCCCGCCATAGTCTCGTCATCCCTGCCTATAACGAAGAGGCCCGGATCACCCCGCTCCTTGAGAGCATCACGGAGTTTGATGGAGAACTCATCATTGTCTGCGATGGAACGGACCGGACCGCAGAGATTGTGAAAACAATCTCTGCCCGCCGCACAGACCTTATCATCCGCTGCCTTGAATTTGATCACCGGCTGGGAAAAGGAGGGGGGGTCCGGGCCGGTCTTGCTGTGGCACGGGCACCGCTGGTCGGGTATTTCGATGCGGACGGTTCGACCACCCTTGGCGAGATGCTCCGTCTCTTCTCGTCGCTGGACTCTGCAGACGGTGCAATCGGTTCCCGTTGGGTACCCGGATCCAACCTCACGGTCCGCCAGGGGTGGATGCGGAGGATGGAGAGCCGGGGATTCAACCTGATTATGAGAATCCTGTACGGGCTCCCGTACCACGACACCCAGTGTGGTGCCAAGGTCTTCAGGAAAACCGCGGTGGATGCCGTCCTGTCATCGATGGTCTCCAACGGATTCGAGTTCGATGTCGAACTTCTCTGGCGGCTTCGTTCTGCAGGATACACAATCATTGAAGTCCCCATTGAATGGCAGAACAAGGGCGACTCGCGGGTGAAGAAAAGGGACATGATCGGGATGCTCTCCGGCCTGCTCCGCGTCCGCCTGCACCGGGGCAGGGCATGA
- a CDS encoding PaaI family thioesterase: MHKKTMNYRERIQRNGRAANPFFCLMGIDVVSAGDGKAELAMQVRPDMHNGVGWLQGGMLVALADEAMALAIYTQLADGEGIATISESTSFLRGVREGSITAEGRVIRKGRRVAFCEAEVWADNGGERSLLSRTSAAFTVTKETK; this comes from the coding sequence ATGCATAAGAAGACTATGAACTATCGCGAACGGATACAGCGAAACGGCCGGGCAGCGAATCCCTTTTTCTGCCTGATGGGAATCGATGTCGTGAGTGCCGGTGACGGGAAGGCCGAGCTGGCGATGCAGGTACGGCCGGACATGCACAACGGTGTGGGCTGGCTCCAGGGCGGAATGCTTGTTGCCCTTGCCGATGAGGCGATGGCGCTTGCCATCTACACACAACTGGCTGACGGCGAGGGGATCGCAACCATCTCGGAATCTACCAGTTTCCTCCGGGGCGTCCGCGAAGGATCGATCACGGCCGAAGGTCGGGTCATCCGGAAAGGGCGACGAGTGGCCTTCTGCGAGGCGGAGGTCTGGGCAGACAATGGTGGGGAGAGATCCCTGCTCTCGCGGACTTCTGCTGCGTTCACGGTGACCAAAGAAACAAAATAA
- a CDS encoding tetratricopeptide repeat protein, translating to MESRYFLTVVALVLVAALAIPPVAAATGADPATEYFNMAQVAIGNGDYSRAVELFDKALAENTTLISQGDTLMYLYKDKAAALADMGKYDDALTTVNAGLVQFKNSTGMWNNKGYILFRMGRYNEAVDAYSQAVTIDPAYEKGWINTGDALVKAGRAGEAIEAYNKALSLDPESSSAKEGLATAHKEAGPGSMLIILVVIVIVAAGAAVWYVKFRNTDARDTGSKKSGKKE from the coding sequence ATGGAATCTAGGTATTTCCTGACCGTTGTTGCTTTGGTCCTGGTCGCAGCACTCGCAATCCCCCCGGTTGCCGCGGCCACAGGAGCAGACCCTGCAACAGAATACTTCAATATGGCACAGGTTGCCATCGGCAATGGAGACTACAGCCGGGCTGTCGAACTCTTTGACAAGGCACTTGCCGAGAACACGACCCTGATCAGCCAAGGCGATACGCTCATGTACCTCTATAAGGACAAGGCCGCCGCGCTTGCTGACATGGGAAAATATGACGATGCCCTCACGACAGTAAATGCGGGACTCGTGCAGTTCAAGAACAGTACCGGCATGTGGAACAATAAGGGCTACATCCTGTTCAGGATGGGCCGCTACAACGAGGCCGTTGATGCCTATAGCCAGGCCGTGACCATCGACCCGGCATACGAAAAAGGCTGGATCAACACGGGCGACGCCCTGGTAAAGGCCGGAAGGGCCGGTGAAGCAATTGAAGCCTACAACAAGGCCCTCAGCCTGGACCCGGAGAGCAGCTCGGCAAAAGAAGGACTTGCAACAGCCCATAAAGAAGCCGGACCCGGTTCAATGCTCATCATCCTTGTCGTCATTGTCATCGTCGCTGCAGGGGCAGCCGTGTGGTATGTGAAGTTCCGCAACACAGACGCCAGGGATACAGGTTCCAAAAAGAGCGGAAAGAAAGAATAA
- a CDS encoding CTP synthase: MKYIIVTGGVMSGLGKGITAASVGRILKNRGYRVTAVKIDPYLNIDAGTMNPAQHGEVFVLKDGSEVDLDLGNYERFLDIELTASHNITTGKVYRTVIEKERRGDFLGETVQIIPHITDQIKTCIRQAAEEEFPDGTKAEICLVEVGGTVGDIESMPFLEAIRQMRGELPQHDYVLIHVTLIPEDTMGDMKTKPTQHSVKALRELGLHADIIVGRSEHPMSANTKRKISAFCDLPQNAVISAATAPDTYAVPMEMEKEGIADVLSAHLGLDRKDADTSWYRVVNKEYTSRVTVAIVSKYGIEDVYISIKEALKHAGRALSTEVKIAWLDAERYERCSLKDYDGILIPGGFGKRGIEGKIEAIQFARENKVPFLGLCLGFQLATAEYARHVAGIADATSEEFGEGTHVIALLPEQEGLHELGGTMRLGNYTADIRDGTLARKLYGEKQVIERHRHRYEVNPEYIATLEKEGLVFSATNKNRMECLELPGHPFFFATQFHPEFKSRPTKPSPPYLGFVEACRANKRTK; the protein is encoded by the coding sequence GTGAAGTACATCATTGTTACCGGCGGTGTGATGAGCGGACTGGGCAAGGGGATCACGGCGGCATCCGTGGGCCGGATCCTGAAAAACCGGGGCTACCGCGTCACCGCGGTCAAGATCGACCCGTACCTGAATATCGATGCCGGTACGATGAACCCGGCACAGCACGGCGAGGTCTTTGTCTTAAAGGACGGGAGCGAAGTAGACCTCGACCTTGGCAACTACGAGCGTTTCCTTGACATCGAGCTCACGGCTTCCCACAATATCACGACCGGCAAGGTCTACCGCACGGTGATCGAGAAGGAACGCCGTGGCGACTTCCTGGGCGAGACCGTGCAGATCATCCCCCACATCACCGACCAGATCAAGACCTGCATCCGCCAGGCAGCAGAGGAGGAGTTCCCGGACGGGACAAAAGCGGAGATCTGCCTTGTTGAGGTTGGCGGTACGGTCGGCGATATCGAGAGCATGCCCTTCCTGGAAGCGATCCGCCAGATGCGGGGAGAGCTCCCCCAGCACGATTATGTCCTGATCCACGTGACCCTGATCCCGGAAGATACGATGGGCGACATGAAGACCAAGCCCACGCAGCACTCGGTGAAGGCACTGCGGGAACTGGGCCTTCATGCAGACATCATTGTTGGCAGGAGCGAGCACCCGATGAGCGCCAATACCAAGCGCAAGATCTCGGCGTTCTGCGACCTGCCCCAGAATGCGGTCATCTCGGCAGCAACCGCTCCGGACACCTACGCGGTCCCGATGGAGATGGAGAAGGAGGGCATTGCCGATGTCCTCTCCGCCCATCTCGGCCTCGACCGGAAGGACGCAGACACCTCGTGGTACCGGGTTGTCAACAAGGAGTACACGAGCCGGGTGACCGTAGCCATCGTCAGCAAGTACGGCATCGAGGACGTTTACATCAGCATCAAGGAAGCCCTCAAGCATGCCGGCCGTGCTCTCTCCACCGAGGTGAAGATCGCATGGCTGGATGCCGAGCGGTACGAGCGCTGTTCCTTAAAAGACTATGATGGCATCCTGATTCCCGGTGGTTTTGGCAAACGCGGGATCGAGGGCAAGATCGAGGCGATCCAGTTTGCCCGCGAAAACAAGGTGCCATTCCTTGGCCTCTGTCTCGGATTCCAGCTGGCAACCGCTGAATATGCCCGGCACGTTGCCGGGATTGCCGATGCCACAAGCGAGGAGTTTGGCGAGGGCACCCACGTGATTGCCCTCCTGCCCGAGCAGGAAGGACTCCATGAACTGGGCGGAACGATGCGTCTTGGCAATTACACGGCTGACATCCGCGACGGGACCCTTGCACGGAAACTCTATGGAGAGAAGCAGGTGATCGAGCGGCACCGGCACCGGTACGAGGTAAACCCGGAGTATATCGCAACACTGGAGAAGGAAGGGCTTGTCTTCTCGGCTACGAATAAAAACCGGATGGAGTGCCTGGAACTCCCCGGGCATCCGTTCTTCTTTGCCACCCAGTTCCACCCGGAGTTCAAATCGAGGCCGACAAAACCGTCGCCGCCCTACCTGGGCTTTGTCGAGGCTTGTAGGGCAAACAAGCGGACGAAATAG
- the guaA gene encoding glutamine-hydrolyzing GMP synthase — MVNTKKFIAKAIEEIQTSAGSEKVVMALSGGVDSSVCAALAARAIGDNLIPIYIDTGLMRKGETERIRQVFSSISLDVVQAEDEFLGALKGIVDPEAKRKAVGERFIRVFEREAKKKGAKCLLQGTIYPDIIESQGGIKSHHNVGGMPTKMEFTKVIEPIRDLYKDEVREVAGALCLPKEIQHRMPFPGPGLSVRVIGEATKEKIAVVREANWIVEDELVEKYRPWQCFAALLGLGTGVKGDNRIHGWIVAVRAVHSRDAMTAEPVNIPFDHLMKIGSRITADIPSVARVVYDVTAKPPATIEYE, encoded by the coding sequence ATGGTTAATACGAAGAAATTCATCGCAAAGGCAATCGAGGAGATACAGACCTCTGCGGGATCGGAGAAAGTCGTCATGGCCCTCTCGGGAGGGGTGGACAGTTCGGTCTGTGCCGCCCTCGCTGCCCGGGCTATCGGAGATAACCTCATCCCCATCTACATCGACACCGGCCTGATGCGGAAGGGCGAGACCGAGCGGATCCGGCAGGTATTCAGCAGCATCTCTCTCGATGTCGTGCAGGCAGAGGACGAGTTCCTTGGAGCACTGAAAGGGATCGTGGATCCCGAGGCGAAGCGCAAGGCGGTTGGCGAACGCTTCATCCGCGTCTTCGAGCGCGAAGCAAAGAAGAAGGGGGCCAAATGCCTCCTGCAGGGCACGATTTACCCTGACATCATCGAGAGCCAGGGCGGAATCAAGAGCCACCACAACGTGGGAGGGATGCCGACAAAGATGGAGTTCACGAAAGTGATCGAGCCGATTCGCGACCTGTACAAGGACGAAGTCCGCGAGGTTGCCGGCGCCCTCTGCCTGCCAAAGGAGATCCAGCACCGGATGCCCTTCCCCGGCCCCGGCCTCTCGGTGAGAGTGATCGGGGAGGCAACGAAAGAGAAGATTGCCGTTGTCCGCGAAGCCAACTGGATTGTCGAGGATGAGCTGGTGGAGAAGTACCGCCCCTGGCAGTGTTTTGCAGCCCTGCTCGGCCTCGGGACCGGTGTCAAGGGCGACAACCGGATCCACGGGTGGATCGTGGCGGTGAGAGCGGTCCACTCACGGGATGCGATGACCGCTGAACCGGTCAACATCCCGTTCGACCATCTCATGAAGATCGGGTCGAGAATCACTGCCGATATCCCGAGTGTTGCCCGGGTTGTCTACGATGTAACGGCAAAACCCCCGGCAACCATCGAATACGAATAA
- a CDS encoding aspartate aminotransferase family protein gives MGMETTQQMKALDERYFMPAFSRDMAIVKGEGSKVWDGEGKEYIDCVAGIAVCSTGHCHPEVVKAICDQAHQLIHCSNLYYVPHQGEVAKKVVEITGMHKAFFSNSGAEATDGALKLARVRTGKKKFVAFTHGFHGRTIGSLAVTHKPAIREPFEPLGMEKTFVEYGDLEGLKKAVDSDTAGVIVEPIQGEAGVIIPPDTFFEGIREVCDKSGALMIVDEVQTGLGRTGKWLGIQHTKVKPDIVTLAKGIASGFPMGALAAREDLEFKKSEHGSTFAGGPLACAASLATLGVIEKILPEVAVKGERFRNGLAKYNPRVRGLMIGITIGDKCPEIQKKCAEQGVLVNCAADGNLRLVPPLTISNAEIDTVVKVLNGTLG, from the coding sequence ATGGGAATGGAAACAACACAACAGATGAAAGCGCTTGACGAGCGCTATTTCATGCCTGCGTTCTCCCGTGACATGGCAATTGTCAAAGGGGAAGGATCTAAAGTCTGGGATGGAGAAGGGAAGGAGTATATCGACTGCGTTGCAGGGATTGCGGTCTGCAGCACCGGCCACTGCCACCCGGAGGTCGTAAAGGCGATCTGCGACCAGGCTCACCAGTTAATCCACTGCTCTAATCTCTACTATGTCCCGCACCAGGGTGAGGTGGCAAAGAAAGTTGTCGAAATCACCGGGATGCACAAGGCATTCTTCTCGAACTCGGGAGCTGAAGCCACGGATGGTGCCCTGAAACTCGCCCGCGTCAGGACCGGGAAGAAGAAGTTCGTTGCCTTTACCCACGGGTTCCACGGGCGGACGATCGGCTCCCTTGCCGTCACCCACAAGCCCGCGATCCGCGAGCCTTTCGAACCGCTCGGTATGGAGAAGACCTTCGTTGAGTATGGCGATCTCGAGGGCCTGAAAAAGGCCGTTGATTCCGATACCGCCGGTGTCATTGTCGAGCCGATCCAGGGTGAAGCGGGTGTCATCATCCCTCCCGACACGTTCTTTGAGGGAATCCGCGAAGTCTGCGACAAGAGCGGGGCTCTCATGATCGTGGACGAGGTACAGACCGGTCTTGGCCGCACGGGGAAGTGGCTGGGCATTCAGCACACGAAGGTGAAACCGGATATCGTTACCCTGGCAAAAGGGATCGCGAGCGGGTTCCCCATGGGAGCTCTCGCTGCCCGGGAAGATCTGGAGTTTAAGAAAAGCGAGCACGGGAGCACCTTTGCCGGTGGACCGCTTGCCTGCGCCGCCTCCCTTGCCACGCTCGGTGTGATCGAGAAGATCCTGCCGGAAGTGGCGGTCAAGGGCGAGCGTTTCCGGAACGGGCTTGCGAAATACAACCCCCGTGTCCGGGGGCTCATGATCGGGATTACGATTGGCGACAAGTGTCCCGAGATCCAGAAGAAGTGTGCGGAGCAGGGCGTGCTCGTCAACTGCGCAGCGGACGGCAACCTCCGTCTCGTGCCCCCGCTCACCATCAGCAATGCCGAGATCGACACGGTAGTGAAGGTCCTCAATGGAACGCTTGGTTAG